From Daucus carota subsp. sativus chromosome 6, DH1 v3.0, whole genome shotgun sequence, the proteins below share one genomic window:
- the LOC108227180 gene encoding cytochrome P450 89A2 → MEIWFMIIVSLCISALIKSILSTIQSSKTQKLPPGPTTVPIIGSFIWLRKTFFQLEPILHSLKLKYGPIVTLRIGSRPAIFIASHASAHRALVQAGAVFADRPQELPTGNVINSYQHNISSASYGPNWRLFRRSMAETIMHPVRLKTFSGGRKWVLEVLMQRLLSEASLDGIKVVDHFQYAMFCLLVYMCFGERFEDEKIREIERVQRNLLLSFLRFNVLNFWPKVGRIIFKKKWKELIGIRQDQDTVLIPIIKRRLEKLMKQEVGEDDVVAYVDGLADLKLPEEGNRKLSDEELVSLCGEFLNGGTDTTSTTLQWIMANLVKYPQVQEKLYQEIVSVVGEKGDLAEKAVKEEQLQQMPYLKAVVLETLRRHPPGHFVLPHSVTQEVELDGYVIPKNAMVNFMVAEMGRDGEVWKDPMEFKPERFLSGNEGEEGFDITCSREIKMMPFGAGRRICPGSALALLHLEYFVANLVWNFEWKPAAGNSDVDLSEEQEFTVGMKHPLLVSISPRVKT, encoded by the coding sequence ATGGAGATATGGTTCATGATCATAGTCTCACTCTGCATATCAGCTCTCATCAAATCAATCCTCTCAACTATCCAATCTTCAAAAACCCAGAAACTCCCGCCAGGGCCAACCACAGTTCCGATCATCGGTAGCTTCATATGGCTCCGTAAAACATTCTTCCAGCTCGAGCCTATACtacacagtctgaagctcaaatATGGTCCTATAGTCACTCTCCGGATTGGTTCTCGTCCGGCTATCTTTATCGCGAGCCACGCCTCTGCTCACCGTGCACTTGTTCAAGCTGGTGCAGTCTTTGCTGATCGACCTCAGGAACTCCCCACTGGCAATGTTATTAATAGTTACCAGCACAACATCAGCTCAGCTTCTTATGGTCCTAACTGGCGCCTCTTTCGTCGTAGCATGGCCGAGACTATCATGCATCCTGTACGTCTTAAAACTTTCTCTGGTGGACGTAAATGGGTGCTCGAGGTTCTCATGCAGAGACTGTTATCAGAGGCCAGTTTAGATGGTATAAAAGTTGTTGATCACTTTCAGTATGCTATGTTTTGTTTGTTAGTTTACATGTGTTTCGGGGAAAGATTTGAGGATGAAAAGATTAGAGAGATAGAAAGAGTGCAGAGAAATTTGCTGTTGAGTTTCCTTAGGTTTAATGTTCTTAATTTCTGGCCTAAAGTAGggagaattatttttaaaaagaaatggaAGGAACTTATTGGGATTCGTCAGGATCAAGATACTGTCTTGATCCCGATTATAAAAAGGAGACTGGAGAAATTGATGAAGCAAGAAGTTGGAGAAGATGATGTGGTGGCTTATGTAGATGGTTTGGCTGATTTGAAGTTGCCCGAGGAAGGGAATAGAAAGTTGAGTGATGAAGAGCTGGTTAGTTTGTGTGGGGAGTTTCTGAATGGAGGGACTGATACAACTTCAACTACTTTGCAATGGATTATGGCTAATTTGGTGAAGTACCCTCAAGTTCAGGAGAAGCTTTATCAAGAAATCGTGTCGGTTGTAGGGGAGAAAGGGGATTTAGCAGAGAAGGCGGTGAAGGAGGAGCAGCTGCAGCAAATGCCATACTTAAAAGCAGTTGTGTTGGAAACTTTGAGGCGCCATCCGCCTGGTCACTTTGTGCTGCCTCATTCGGTGACTCAGGAGGTGGAGTTGGATGGTTATGTGATTCCGAAGAATGCTATGGTGAATTTCATGGTGGCGGAGATGGGAAGGGATGGCGAGGTGTGGAAAGATCCAATGGAGTTTAAGCCAGAGAGATTCTTGAGTGGGAATGAAGGAGAAGAGGGGTTTGATATAACATGTAGCAGGGAGATAAAAATGATGCCTTTTGGGGCAGGGAGGAGGATATGCCCTGGCTCTGCATTGGCATTGCTACATTTGGAGTATTTTGTGGCTAATTTGGTTTGGAATTTTGAATGGAAGCCTGCTGCTGGGAATTCTGATGTTGATCTTTCAGAAGAACAAGAATTTACCGTGGGCATGAAACATCCATTGCTTGTTAGCATTTCTCCTAGAGTGAAAACATAG
- the LOC108227179 gene encoding alanine--tRNA ligase isoform X1: protein MRSTWALSLSRPFSFTSAPPPHSLLSLPLSPTSFCFPIRAFLRRASQSPITNSMGSEEIEWPANRVRDTFIKFFEDKQHVNWKSSPVVPHNDPTLLFANAGMNQYKPIFLGTADPNTQLSKLTRACNTQKCIRAGGKHNDLDDVGKDTYHHTFFEMLGNWSFGDYFKAEAISWAWELLTKVYKLPEDRIYATYFGGDEKSGLDPDTEAKALWLKYLPEKRVLPFGCKDNFWEMGDTGPCGPCTEIHFDRIGNRDAASLVNNDDPTLIEIWNLVFIQYNRELDGSLKPLPAKHVDTGMGFERLTSILQNKMSNYDTDVFLPIFKAIEVATGAPQYSGKVGSDDVDKVDMAYRVVADHIRTLSFAIADGSYPGNEGREYVLRRILRRAVRYGTEVLNAKKGFFNGLVKVVVEVMGDVFPELKQYEEHIVDTIASEEISFGRTLDKGIERFKKAAQDVQGTILSGQDAFLLWDTYGFPLDLTQLMAEERGLMVDVNGFNKAMNEARERSRNAQNKQAGKTIAMDADATSVLQKKGIRPTNDIYKFTWKDHRSVIKAIYTGSEFLEDIAAGDEVGIVLESTSFYAEQGGQIFDTGILEGPFGTFQVSNVQTFGGFIVHIGYFTEDSGRFSLGDRVNCKVDYVRRKLIAPNHTCTHMLNFALREVLGNHVDQKGSIVLPEKLRFDFSHGKPVKPEELRKIEWIVNEQIKAELDVYSKEANLSEAKRVNGLRAVFGEVYPDPVRIVAIGRKVEELLANPENKEWSSISAELCGGTHISNTREAEAFALLSEEGIAKGIRRVTAVTTGSAFKALELASSLEIEVNEASKAEGDLLEQKVTSLNGRVESAPIPTAKKTDLKAKISVLQVFFLSKLLTFSLYLPCTCIYNQKLKTPLCCCQNQVIKAKKKTAEENIQKAIKDVSEKAISSEGKGFCIARVSVGSDNAAMREAVVRVMEQKGMAVMVFSTDEKKTLVCAGVPDKSDKSKKLNVLEWLKIALKPLNGKGGGGKGGLAQGQGSDISNVEEAMQDAEKYADEKLKGQ from the exons ATGAGAAGCACTTGGGCGTTGAGTTTAAGCAGACCCTTTAGTTTCACTTCAGCGCCTCCACCTCATTCTCTCTTATCACTTCCCCTCTCTCCGACGTCGTTTTGCTTCCCGATTAGGGCTTTTCTCCGCCGCGCCTCGCAATCTCCAATCACCAATTCCATGGGCTCCGAGGAAATCGAGTGGCCAGCGAATCGAGTTCGCGACACTTTTATCAAGTTTTTCGAAGATAAGCAGCATGTTAATTGGAAATCCAGCCCTGTTGTTCCTCACAATGATCCTACTCTGCTCTTCGCTAACGCAG GGATGAATCAATACAAGCCTATCTTTTTAGGAACTGCTGATCCCAACACTCAGTTGAGTAAGCTAACACGTGCTTGCAATACACAGAAGTGTATAAGAGCTGGTGGGAAACATAATGATTTGGATGATGTTGGTAAAGATACTTATCACCACACTTTCTTTGAGATGCTTGGTAATTGGTCTTTTGGGGACTATTTTAAAGCCGAGGCGATCTCGTGGGCATGGGAGCTTCTCACCAAG GTGTACAAATTACCTGAAGATCGAATATATGCTACCTATTTTGGTGGTGATGAAAAGTCTGGCCTTGACCCTGATACTGAAGCCAAGGCTTTGTGGCTCAAATATCTTCCAGAGAAACGCGTATTACCATTTGGTTGTAAG GATAACTTTTGGGAGATGGGTGATACTGGTCCCTGTGGACCTTGTACTGAAATACATTTCGACAGAATCGGAAATCGTGATGCTGCTTCTCTGGTTAATAATGATGATCCAACATTAATTGAAATATGGAACCTTGTGTTTATTCAG TATAATAGGGAATTGGATGGCTCGCTAAAGCCTTTACCTGCCAAACACGTTGATACGGGAATGGGATTTGAAAGATTGACCTCTATACTGCAGAACAAGATGAGCAATTATGACACAGATGTGTTTTTACCTATATTTAAAGCTATTGAGGTG GCGACTGGAGCTCCTCAATATTCAGGAAAAGTTGGGTCTGATGATGTAGACAAGGTTGACATGGCTTACAGGGTTGTTGCTGATCACATTAGAACTCTGTCCTTTGCGATTGCTGATGGTTCTTATCCAG GAAATGAAGGACGAGAATATGTTCTTAGACGAATTCTTCGCCGGGCTGTACGTTATGGCACTGAAGTCCTGAATGCTAAGAAAGGATTTTTTAATGG GTTGGTGAAggttgtggtggaagtgatggGCGACGTTTTTCCTGAGCTAAAGCAATACGAAGAGCATATCGTGGACACTATTGCATCAGAGGAGATAAGCTTTGGCAGGACGTTGGATAAG GGAATAGAGAGATTTAAGAAGGCCGCTCAAGATGTTCAAGGAACAATATTAAGTGGGCAG GATGCATTTCTTTTATGGGATACCTATGGCTTCCCGTTGGATCTTACTCAG TTGATGGCTGAAGAAAGAGGCTTGATGGTTGATGTTAATGGTTTTAACAAAGCAATGAATGAGGCCAGGGAAAGGTCAAGAAATGCTCAAAATAAG cAAGCTGGTAAAACTATTGCTATGGATGCTGATGCTACCTCAGTCTTGCAGAAGAAAGGGATTCGACCAacaaatgatatatataaattcacaTGGAAG GATCATCGCAGTGTAATTAAAGCTATTTACACAGGTAGTGAGTTCTTAGAAGATATTGCTGCTGGTGATGAAGTTGGTATAGTTCTAGAATCAACAAGCTTTTATGCTGAGCAAGGAGGTCAG ATATTTGATACCGGCATACTTGAAGGCCCCTTTGGAACATTCCAAGTTTCAAATGTCCAAACTTTTGGAGGATTCATTGTTCATATAGGCTACTTCACAGAAGATAGCGGCAGATTCTCTCTGGGTGATAGGGTCAACTGTAAG GTTGACTACGTGAGGCGTAAGCTCATTGCTCCAAACCATACTTGTACACACATGTTGAATTTTGCTCTTAGG GAAGTGCTTGGTAATCATGTTGACCAGAAGGGATCCATTGTTCTTCCTGAAAAATTGAGATTTGATTTTTCTCATG gcAAGCCTGTAAAGCCTGAAGAGCTAAGAAAGATTGAATGGATAGTCAATGAGCAAATTAAAGCTGAGCTTGATGTCTATTCGAAGGAGGCAAACCTCTCTGAAGCAAAGCGTGTTAATGGTTTACGAGCTGTTTTTGGGGAA GTCTATCCTGATCCAGTTAGAATTGTGGCAATTGGTAGAAAGGTGGAAGAACTTCTGGCTAATCCAGAAAATAAAGAGTGGTCATCGATATCCGCCGAGCTTTGTGGAG GAACTCACATATCAAATACAAGAGAAGCCGAGGCATTTGCACTTCTATCAGAGGAAGGGATTGCAAAGGGAATCCGTCGGGTTACTGCTGTTACCACAGGATCTGCTTTCAAAGCCCTAGAGTTGGCCTCTTCACTCGAGATAGAAGTGAACGAGGCGTCTAAAGCAGAAGGGGACCTGCTGGAACAG AAAGTGACATCTTTGAATGGGCGCGTGGAGTCTGCCCCTATTCCAACAGCCAAGAAAACTGATCTTAAGGCCAAAATTTCTGTACTACAGGTTTTTTTTCTGTCGAAGCTTCTTACCTTTTCTTTATACCTCCCATGTACTTGCATATATAACCAGAAACTAAAGACACCATTGTGCTGTTGTCAGAACCAAGTGATAAAAGCTAAAAAGAAGACTGCGGAAGAGAATATACAGAAAGCAATCAAAGATGTCAGTGAAAAGGCCATCAGCTCTGAAGGAAAGGGTTTCTGTATTGCACGTGTCAGTGTAGGTTCTGACAATGCTGCAATGCGGGAAGCAGTTGTCAGGGTCATGGAGCAGAAG GGGATGGCAGTAATGGTTTTTAGCACAGATGAGAAAAAGACGTTGGTATGTGCAGGGGTGCCAGATAAAAGTGATAAGAGCAAAAAGTTGAACGTTTTGGAGTGGTTGAAGATAGCTTTGAAGCCGTTAAATGGGAAGGGAGGTGGAGGGAAAGGTGGTCTTGCTCAGGGGCAG GGATCTGATATTTCGAATGTGGAAGAAGCGATGCAAGATGCTGAAAAATATGCAGACGAAAAATTAAAGGGGCAATGA
- the LOC108227179 gene encoding alanine--tRNA ligase isoform X2 has product MRSTWALSLSRPFSFTSAPPPHSLLSLPLSPTSFCFPIRAFLRRASQSPITNSMGSEEIEWPANRVRDTFIKFFEDKQHVNWKSSPVVPHNDPTLLFANAGMNQYKPIFLGTADPNTQLSKLTRACNTQKCIRAGGKHNDLDDVGKDTYHHTFFEMLGNWSFGDYFKAEAISWAWELLTKVYKLPEDRIYATYFGGDEKSGLDPDTEAKALWLKYLPEKRVLPFGCKDNFWEMGDTGPCGPCTEIHFDRIGNRDAASLVNNDDPTLIEIWNLVFIQYNRELDGSLKPLPAKHVDTGMGFERLTSILQNKMSNYDTDVFLPIFKAIEVATGAPQYSGKVGSDDVDKVDMAYRVVADHIRTLSFAIADGSYPGNEGREYVLRRILRRAVRYGTEVLNAKKGFFNGLVKVVVEVMGDVFPELKQYEEHIVDTIASEEISFGRTLDKGIERFKKAAQDVQGTILSGQDAFLLWDTYGFPLDLTQLMAEERGLMVDVNGFNKAMNEARERSRNAQNKQAGKTIAMDADATSVLQKKGIRPTNDIYKFTWKDHRSVIKAIYTGSEFLEDIAAGDEVGIVLESTSFYAEQGGQIFDTGILEGPFGTFQVSNVQTFGGFIVHIGYFTEDSGRFSLGDRVNCKVDYVRRKLIAPNHTCTHMLNFALREVLGNHVDQKGSIVLPEKLRFDFSHGKPVKPEELRKIEWIVNEQIKAELDVYSKEANLSEAKRVNGLRAVFGEVYPDPVRIVAIGRKVEELLANPENKEWSSISAELCGGTHISNTREAEAFALLSEEGIAKGIRRVTAVTTGSAFKALELASSLEIEVNEASKAEGDLLEQKVTSLNGRVESAPIPTAKKTDLKAKISVLQNQVIKAKKKTAEENIQKAIKDVSEKAISSEGKGFCIARVSVGSDNAAMREAVVRVMEQKGMAVMVFSTDEKKTLVCAGVPDKSDKSKKLNVLEWLKIALKPLNGKGGGGKGGLAQGQGSDISNVEEAMQDAEKYADEKLKGQ; this is encoded by the exons ATGAGAAGCACTTGGGCGTTGAGTTTAAGCAGACCCTTTAGTTTCACTTCAGCGCCTCCACCTCATTCTCTCTTATCACTTCCCCTCTCTCCGACGTCGTTTTGCTTCCCGATTAGGGCTTTTCTCCGCCGCGCCTCGCAATCTCCAATCACCAATTCCATGGGCTCCGAGGAAATCGAGTGGCCAGCGAATCGAGTTCGCGACACTTTTATCAAGTTTTTCGAAGATAAGCAGCATGTTAATTGGAAATCCAGCCCTGTTGTTCCTCACAATGATCCTACTCTGCTCTTCGCTAACGCAG GGATGAATCAATACAAGCCTATCTTTTTAGGAACTGCTGATCCCAACACTCAGTTGAGTAAGCTAACACGTGCTTGCAATACACAGAAGTGTATAAGAGCTGGTGGGAAACATAATGATTTGGATGATGTTGGTAAAGATACTTATCACCACACTTTCTTTGAGATGCTTGGTAATTGGTCTTTTGGGGACTATTTTAAAGCCGAGGCGATCTCGTGGGCATGGGAGCTTCTCACCAAG GTGTACAAATTACCTGAAGATCGAATATATGCTACCTATTTTGGTGGTGATGAAAAGTCTGGCCTTGACCCTGATACTGAAGCCAAGGCTTTGTGGCTCAAATATCTTCCAGAGAAACGCGTATTACCATTTGGTTGTAAG GATAACTTTTGGGAGATGGGTGATACTGGTCCCTGTGGACCTTGTACTGAAATACATTTCGACAGAATCGGAAATCGTGATGCTGCTTCTCTGGTTAATAATGATGATCCAACATTAATTGAAATATGGAACCTTGTGTTTATTCAG TATAATAGGGAATTGGATGGCTCGCTAAAGCCTTTACCTGCCAAACACGTTGATACGGGAATGGGATTTGAAAGATTGACCTCTATACTGCAGAACAAGATGAGCAATTATGACACAGATGTGTTTTTACCTATATTTAAAGCTATTGAGGTG GCGACTGGAGCTCCTCAATATTCAGGAAAAGTTGGGTCTGATGATGTAGACAAGGTTGACATGGCTTACAGGGTTGTTGCTGATCACATTAGAACTCTGTCCTTTGCGATTGCTGATGGTTCTTATCCAG GAAATGAAGGACGAGAATATGTTCTTAGACGAATTCTTCGCCGGGCTGTACGTTATGGCACTGAAGTCCTGAATGCTAAGAAAGGATTTTTTAATGG GTTGGTGAAggttgtggtggaagtgatggGCGACGTTTTTCCTGAGCTAAAGCAATACGAAGAGCATATCGTGGACACTATTGCATCAGAGGAGATAAGCTTTGGCAGGACGTTGGATAAG GGAATAGAGAGATTTAAGAAGGCCGCTCAAGATGTTCAAGGAACAATATTAAGTGGGCAG GATGCATTTCTTTTATGGGATACCTATGGCTTCCCGTTGGATCTTACTCAG TTGATGGCTGAAGAAAGAGGCTTGATGGTTGATGTTAATGGTTTTAACAAAGCAATGAATGAGGCCAGGGAAAGGTCAAGAAATGCTCAAAATAAG cAAGCTGGTAAAACTATTGCTATGGATGCTGATGCTACCTCAGTCTTGCAGAAGAAAGGGATTCGACCAacaaatgatatatataaattcacaTGGAAG GATCATCGCAGTGTAATTAAAGCTATTTACACAGGTAGTGAGTTCTTAGAAGATATTGCTGCTGGTGATGAAGTTGGTATAGTTCTAGAATCAACAAGCTTTTATGCTGAGCAAGGAGGTCAG ATATTTGATACCGGCATACTTGAAGGCCCCTTTGGAACATTCCAAGTTTCAAATGTCCAAACTTTTGGAGGATTCATTGTTCATATAGGCTACTTCACAGAAGATAGCGGCAGATTCTCTCTGGGTGATAGGGTCAACTGTAAG GTTGACTACGTGAGGCGTAAGCTCATTGCTCCAAACCATACTTGTACACACATGTTGAATTTTGCTCTTAGG GAAGTGCTTGGTAATCATGTTGACCAGAAGGGATCCATTGTTCTTCCTGAAAAATTGAGATTTGATTTTTCTCATG gcAAGCCTGTAAAGCCTGAAGAGCTAAGAAAGATTGAATGGATAGTCAATGAGCAAATTAAAGCTGAGCTTGATGTCTATTCGAAGGAGGCAAACCTCTCTGAAGCAAAGCGTGTTAATGGTTTACGAGCTGTTTTTGGGGAA GTCTATCCTGATCCAGTTAGAATTGTGGCAATTGGTAGAAAGGTGGAAGAACTTCTGGCTAATCCAGAAAATAAAGAGTGGTCATCGATATCCGCCGAGCTTTGTGGAG GAACTCACATATCAAATACAAGAGAAGCCGAGGCATTTGCACTTCTATCAGAGGAAGGGATTGCAAAGGGAATCCGTCGGGTTACTGCTGTTACCACAGGATCTGCTTTCAAAGCCCTAGAGTTGGCCTCTTCACTCGAGATAGAAGTGAACGAGGCGTCTAAAGCAGAAGGGGACCTGCTGGAACAG AAAGTGACATCTTTGAATGGGCGCGTGGAGTCTGCCCCTATTCCAACAGCCAAGAAAACTGATCTTAAGGCCAAAATTTCTGTACTACAG AACCAAGTGATAAAAGCTAAAAAGAAGACTGCGGAAGAGAATATACAGAAAGCAATCAAAGATGTCAGTGAAAAGGCCATCAGCTCTGAAGGAAAGGGTTTCTGTATTGCACGTGTCAGTGTAGGTTCTGACAATGCTGCAATGCGGGAAGCAGTTGTCAGGGTCATGGAGCAGAAG GGGATGGCAGTAATGGTTTTTAGCACAGATGAGAAAAAGACGTTGGTATGTGCAGGGGTGCCAGATAAAAGTGATAAGAGCAAAAAGTTGAACGTTTTGGAGTGGTTGAAGATAGCTTTGAAGCCGTTAAATGGGAAGGGAGGTGGAGGGAAAGGTGGTCTTGCTCAGGGGCAG GGATCTGATATTTCGAATGTGGAAGAAGCGATGCAAGATGCTGAAAAATATGCAGACGAAAAATTAAAGGGGCAATGA